Proteins from one Vicinamibacterales bacterium genomic window:
- a CDS encoding DHHA1 domain-containing protein, with translation MTNRLYYTEPCRTEFDATVVAVDTVAGRTHVTLDQTVFYPTSGGQPFDTGTLGGAAVSDVIEREDGTIAHVTSGSLTVGDVVQGAIDWARRFDHMQQHSGQHVLSAAFDRLFGVRTESFHMGTLSATIDLAREVTASEVAKAEDEANRVVWEDRPVAIRFATAEEAAKMPLRKESIRTGPLRLIDVDGFDLSACGGTHVSRTGAIGVIAIGGCEKFRGGSRVEFLCGGRALNRFRLWRDSLAATQKFLSVAPEEMAAAVERMQGDSKAQQRTLRGFQEKLATHEAHTLLEKAVPSGDHVVVIEALEGWDAQGLKAIAVAAAAEKTDAVVALFTTTAPALVVIARGASATVDAGAVLKGLVAKFGGKGGGKPDLAQGGGLMGSSAEVTEFARALLG, from the coding sequence ATGACTAACCGCCTTTATTACACCGAACCCTGCCGCACCGAGTTCGACGCCACCGTTGTCGCCGTGGACACCGTGGCCGGGCGGACGCACGTCACGCTCGATCAGACTGTGTTTTATCCCACCTCCGGCGGCCAGCCCTTCGACACCGGCACGCTCGGCGGCGCGGCGGTGAGCGACGTGATCGAACGGGAAGACGGCACCATTGCGCACGTCACCTCCGGGTCGTTGACGGTGGGCGACGTGGTGCAGGGCGCCATCGACTGGGCGCGCCGGTTCGATCACATGCAGCAGCACTCCGGGCAGCACGTGCTGTCGGCGGCATTCGACCGCCTCTTCGGTGTTCGCACCGAGAGCTTCCATATGGGCACGCTGTCGGCCACGATCGATCTGGCGCGGGAAGTCACCGCCTCCGAGGTGGCGAAGGCGGAAGACGAAGCGAACCGCGTGGTGTGGGAGGACCGGCCGGTGGCCATCCGCTTCGCGACCGCTGAGGAAGCGGCGAAGATGCCGCTGCGCAAGGAGTCGATTCGCACCGGACCGCTGCGCCTGATCGACGTGGACGGCTTCGACCTGTCGGCCTGCGGCGGCACGCACGTCTCGAGGACTGGAGCCATCGGGGTGATTGCCATCGGTGGGTGTGAGAAGTTCCGCGGCGGCTCGCGCGTCGAGTTCCTGTGCGGCGGCCGGGCGCTCAATCGCTTCCGCCTGTGGCGCGATTCACTGGCGGCCACGCAGAAGTTCCTGTCGGTCGCGCCGGAAGAAATGGCCGCGGCGGTGGAGCGGATGCAGGGCGACAGCAAGGCGCAGCAGCGCACCCTGCGAGGGTTCCAAGAAAAGCTCGCGACTCACGAGGCGCACACGCTTCTCGAAAAGGCCGTGCCATCAGGCGATCACGTGGTCGTGATCGAAGCCCTCGAGGGCTGGGACGCGCAGGGCCTCAAGGCAATCGCCGTCGCCGCGGCGGCCGAGAAGACCGACGCCGTGGTGGCCTTGTTCACGACGACGGCTCCGGCACTGGTCGTGATCGCGCGCGGTGCGAGCGCCACTGTCGATGCCGGCGCTGTTCTCAAAGGTCTGGTTGCGAAGTTTGGCGGCAAGGGTGGTGGCAAGCCAGACCTGGCGCAGGGCGGAGGTCTAATGGGTTCGTCAGCGGAAGTGACGGAATTCGCCCGCGCCTTGCTTGGTTGA
- a CDS encoding ATP-binding protein gives MTQPLRRQIFTLVIILTIAVYAAIGYGAYVTYSEHVRQLVAETSTMAATVVVYVNRNLEAADAVAVTASRHPSMRALDPRATTEVLLPLVGGRDRLLNNALMADTNGQVQAWARPPNAAVEGTVDPAWIRQMAATGQTQVSPMLGGPGEAAHAIMLGYPIMSLENEVVGVLGLSVHLEALELVLGSIPLPPGSVVTLTDQNSVVVARSLDAGKYVGRAITAPSERREPEDVPSTVIRTGADGVERVFSNAVVERGPWLASVGIPTSVARARTAPIYRRNFAISLLSTVLVFTFAFIFGRRWLKAFGHLDEAARRVSRGDLSPLDERPMPTAEMAHLQQTVSRMITNLKSARESIAAQVDDERRMREELQSLQQQVIRQERLAAIGVLVSGVAHELNNPLQAILGFAELLQMQKDMPEQARADLSLIQKESARASAIIRNLSRFGRQMSEPTPVKLRDVVASVMELRHRKLEELGIRVVVEEQSQALVMAVFTELQQVLLNFAINAEQAIVQAGPPIRQITIRTGDRDGWAWMEVEDSGHGVPPEHEAKLFQPFYTTKPVGEGTGLGLSVSYDIIRSHDGRIGYRRSPAGGAVFFFDLPIVPKE, from the coding sequence GTGACCCAGCCGCTTCGACGCCAGATCTTCACCCTGGTCATCATCCTGACCATCGCGGTCTACGCCGCCATTGGCTACGGCGCGTACGTGACCTACAGCGAACACGTGCGGCAGCTCGTCGCCGAAACCTCCACCATGGCGGCCACCGTCGTCGTCTACGTGAACCGCAACCTCGAGGCGGCGGATGCCGTGGCCGTAACGGCGTCGCGCCACCCGAGCATGCGCGCCCTGGATCCGCGCGCCACCACCGAGGTGCTGTTGCCGCTGGTCGGCGGACGCGATCGCCTGCTCAACAACGCGCTGATGGCCGACACCAACGGCCAGGTCCAGGCCTGGGCGCGGCCGCCGAACGCGGCCGTGGAGGGGACGGTGGACCCGGCCTGGATCCGGCAGATGGCCGCGACCGGGCAGACGCAAGTCAGCCCCATGCTGGGCGGGCCCGGCGAGGCCGCCCACGCGATCATGCTGGGGTACCCGATCATGTCCCTCGAGAACGAGGTCGTGGGCGTGCTCGGCCTCTCCGTGCATCTTGAAGCGCTCGAGCTGGTCCTCGGGTCGATTCCGCTGCCGCCCGGCTCGGTGGTGACGCTGACCGACCAGAACAGCGTGGTCGTGGCCCGTAGCCTCGACGCCGGGAAGTACGTCGGCCGGGCCATCACCGCTCCGTCCGAGCGCCGCGAACCCGAGGACGTGCCGTCAACGGTGATTCGCACGGGGGCGGACGGGGTGGAACGCGTGTTCAGCAACGCCGTGGTGGAGCGCGGGCCGTGGCTGGCCAGCGTCGGCATTCCGACCAGCGTCGCGCGCGCCCGGACCGCGCCGATCTATCGCCGCAACTTCGCCATCTCGCTGCTCTCGACGGTTCTCGTCTTCACGTTCGCGTTCATCTTCGGACGCCGCTGGCTGAAGGCCTTCGGTCACCTCGACGAGGCGGCGCGCCGCGTCAGCCGCGGCGACCTGTCGCCGCTCGACGAGCGTCCCATGCCGACCGCGGAGATGGCGCACCTGCAGCAGACGGTGAGCCGCATGATCACCAACCTGAAGAGCGCGCGCGAGTCGATCGCCGCGCAGGTGGATGACGAGCGGCGGATGCGGGAGGAGTTGCAATCGCTGCAGCAGCAGGTGATCCGGCAGGAGCGGCTCGCCGCCATCGGCGTGCTGGTGTCCGGCGTGGCGCACGAGCTGAACAACCCGTTGCAGGCCATCCTCGGCTTCGCCGAGCTCCTGCAGATGCAGAAAGACATGCCTGAGCAGGCGCGCGCCGACCTCTCGCTGATCCAGAAGGAAAGCGCCCGCGCCAGCGCCATCATCCGCAACCTGTCCCGGTTTGGCCGCCAGATGTCCGAGCCGACGCCGGTGAAGCTCCGCGACGTGGTGGCGTCGGTGATGGAGCTCCGTCACCGCAAGCTCGAGGAGCTGGGCATCCGGGTCGTGGTTGAAGAGCAGTCGCAGGCGCTGGTGATGGCCGTCTTCACGGAGCTGCAGCAGGTGCTGCTCAACTTCGCCATCAACGCCGAACAGGCCATCGTCCAGGCCGGCCCGCCGATCCGGCAGATCACGATTCGCACCGGCGACCGAGACGGATGGGCATGGATGGAGGTCGAGGATTCGGGCCACGGCGTGCCGCCGGAACACGAGGCCAAGCTGTTCCAGCCGTTCTACACGACCAAGCCGGTGGGCGAGGGCACGGGCCTCGGCCTGTCGGTGAGCTACGACATCATCCGGTCGCATGACGGCCGGATTGGCTATCGCCGGTCGCCTGCCGGCGGGGCCGTGTTCTTCTTCGACCTGCCGATCGTTCCCAAAGAGTAG
- a CDS encoding group 1 truncated hemoglobin, which yields MANVGTETSLYDQLGGSAAVDAAVDIFYRKVLADGRISRFFDDVDMDAQIAKQKAFLTMAFGGPNQYTGTDMRSAHKPLVAKGLNGGHFDAVVEQLGQTLSELGVKPALIAKVAAVAATTRQDVLNA from the coding sequence ATGGCAAACGTCGGAACGGAAACCAGTCTCTATGATCAGCTCGGCGGCTCGGCGGCGGTGGACGCGGCGGTGGACATCTTCTACCGGAAGGTGCTGGCCGACGGCCGGATCAGCCGATTCTTCGACGACGTGGACATGGACGCGCAGATTGCCAAGCAGAAGGCGTTTCTGACAATGGCCTTCGGCGGGCCCAACCAGTACACCGGTACGGACATGCGCAGCGCGCACAAGCCACTCGTGGCGAAGGGGCTCAACGGCGGGCACTTCGACGCCGTCGTCGAACAGCTCGGGCAGACCTTGAGCGAACTCGGCGTGAAGCCGGCGCTCATTGCCAAGGTCGCCGCGGTCGCCGCCACGACTCGTCAAGACGTGCTCAACGCCTGA
- a CDS encoding aldehyde dehydrogenase family protein has translation MHSLLKKLEIEPLNPGACTGPGGWIAEPDGHKLTSFNPTTGEAIAAVMLCSPAAYDRVAAAATEAFRAWREVPAPKRGDVVRDLGAALRELKEPLGDLVSLEMGKIRAEGHGEVQEMIDICDFATGLSRQLYGLTIASERPGHRMMEQWHPLGPIGVISAFNFPVAVWSWNAAIAAVCGDTVIWKPAEPAPLTAVAVQHIANRVMADHGLTGIFTLAAGSGRTVGEAMLHDARLPLVSFTGSTAIGRHVASTVAGRFGRAILELGGNNAIIVAEDANLEMAVRAIVFGAVGTAGQRCTSTRRIIAHKAILPALTERLLKAYTQVRIGDPLAAGTLMGPLVTAKAVTDMEVAMAQAVAEGGTVLCGGGRRPDLGPQFVEPAIIRMPAQSAIVQQETFAPILYLLEYERFEDAMALHNGVPQGLSSAVFTESMRRAEEFVSPRGSDCGIANVNIGTSGAEIGGAFGGEKETGGGRESGSDAWKGYMRRQTNTVNWSTALPLAQGITFGD, from the coding sequence ATGCACTCCCTTCTCAAGAAGCTCGAGATCGAGCCGCTCAACCCTGGCGCCTGCACCGGTCCTGGCGGGTGGATTGCCGAGCCCGACGGCCACAAGCTGACCTCGTTCAACCCCACCACCGGCGAGGCCATCGCGGCGGTGATGCTGTGCAGCCCCGCCGCCTACGACCGCGTGGCGGCCGCGGCGACCGAGGCGTTTCGGGCCTGGCGTGAAGTGCCGGCGCCGAAGCGTGGCGACGTGGTGCGCGACCTCGGCGCGGCGCTGCGTGAATTGAAAGAACCGCTGGGCGACCTCGTCTCGCTCGAGATGGGCAAGATCCGCGCGGAAGGCCACGGCGAAGTGCAGGAGATGATCGACATCTGCGACTTTGCCACGGGCCTCTCGCGGCAGCTTTACGGGCTGACGATCGCGTCTGAGCGTCCCGGCCACCGGATGATGGAGCAGTGGCACCCGCTCGGGCCGATCGGTGTGATCTCCGCCTTCAACTTCCCCGTGGCGGTGTGGTCGTGGAACGCGGCGATCGCCGCGGTGTGCGGCGACACGGTGATCTGGAAACCGGCCGAGCCCGCGCCGCTCACGGCGGTAGCAGTGCAGCACATCGCCAACCGCGTGATGGCCGACCACGGCCTCACCGGCATCTTCACGCTGGCGGCGGGGTCGGGGCGCACGGTGGGTGAGGCCATGCTGCACGATGCGCGACTGCCGCTGGTGTCGTTCACCGGCTCAACGGCCATCGGCCGTCACGTCGCCAGCACGGTCGCCGGGCGTTTTGGCCGCGCCATTCTCGAACTGGGCGGCAACAACGCCATCATCGTCGCTGAAGATGCCAACCTCGAGATGGCGGTGCGCGCCATAGTGTTTGGCGCGGTGGGCACGGCGGGCCAGCGCTGCACGTCCACTCGGCGCATCATCGCCCACAAGGCGATTCTGCCCGCGCTCACGGAACGCCTGCTGAAGGCGTACACGCAGGTCCGCATTGGTGACCCGCTCGCGGCGGGCACGTTGATGGGGCCGCTCGTCACGGCCAAGGCGGTGACCGACATGGAGGTGGCCATGGCACAGGCGGTCGCCGAAGGTGGCACGGTGCTCTGTGGCGGCGGGCGGCGCCCCGACCTCGGGCCGCAGTTCGTCGAGCCCGCCATCATCCGCATGCCCGCCCAATCCGCCATCGTCCAGCAGGAGACGTTCGCGCCGATCCTCTATCTGCTCGAGTACGAACGGTTCGAGGACGCGATGGCGCTGCATAACGGCGTGCCGCAGGGGTTGTCGAGCGCCGTCTTCACCGAGAGCATGCGCCGGGCCGAGGAGTTCGTGTCGCCGCGCGGCTCGGATTGCGGGATCGCCAACGTCAACATCGGCACGTCTGGCGCCGAGATTGGCGGCGCGTTCGGCGGCGAGAAGGAAACCGGCGGCGGCCGCGAGTCCGGCTCGGACGCGTGGAAGGGCTACATGCGCCGGCAAACCAACACCGTGAACTGGTCCACGGCACTGCCGCTGGCACAGGGCATCACGTTCGGCGACTGA
- a CDS encoding 2Fe-2S iron-sulfur cluster-binding protein, with product MATIDYGGTQYVLQDGESVLDGLLRQGAEVPHSCRKGSCHACVLQAMAGDIPAEAQDGLKETLRAQGYFKACCCRPAGDLAIALADPDDRVAASLTRIEWVSPTVIRVRLTPSPPIEYHPGQFVTLVREDGLARSYSIASLPEESALELHVRCLPKGRMSQWLAREARPGTWVQLGRASGDCFYLPGDPEQPLLLAGTGTGLAPLYGIARDALAQGHTGPVWLFHGAGDRHGLYLEDALAALSERHENFFYVPSVRRGPAPPGIEIGELGDGIRSAFPSLRGWKAYVCGNPEIVSTLRKQLFMAGVASRAIHFDSFLPAAA from the coding sequence GTGGCGACCATCGACTACGGCGGCACGCAGTACGTCCTGCAGGACGGCGAGAGCGTGCTCGATGGCCTGCTGCGGCAGGGGGCCGAGGTGCCGCACTCGTGCCGGAAGGGGTCGTGTCACGCGTGCGTCCTGCAGGCCATGGCGGGGGACATCCCTGCCGAAGCCCAGGACGGGCTGAAGGAGACGTTGCGCGCGCAAGGCTACTTCAAGGCCTGCTGCTGCCGTCCGGCGGGCGATTTGGCGATCGCGCTCGCCGATCCCGACGACCGCGTGGCTGCCTCGCTCACGCGGATCGAATGGGTGAGCCCGACGGTGATTCGCGTCCGCCTGACTCCGTCTCCTCCAATTGAGTACCACCCGGGGCAGTTCGTCACGCTGGTGCGGGAGGACGGCCTGGCCCGCAGCTACTCGATCGCGAGTTTGCCGGAAGAGTCGGCCCTCGAGCTGCACGTGCGGTGCCTGCCCAAAGGACGCATGAGCCAGTGGCTGGCCCGCGAGGCCAGGCCCGGCACGTGGGTCCAACTGGGACGCGCGTCCGGCGACTGCTTCTATCTGCCGGGAGACCCCGAGCAGCCGCTGCTGCTGGCCGGGACCGGGACGGGATTGGCGCCGCTCTACGGCATCGCCCGCGACGCCCTCGCTCAGGGTCACACCGGACCCGTGTGGCTGTTTCATGGCGCGGGCGACCGCCATGGCCTGTATCTGGAAGACGCGCTCGCCGCGCTCAGCGAGCGCCACGAGAACTTCTTCTATGTCCCGTCGGTCCGGCGAGGGCCGGCCCCGCCCGGCATTGAGATCGGTGAGCTTGGCGACGGCATCCGCTCGGCGTTCCCCTCGCTGCGCGGGTGGAAGGCGTACGTGTGCGGCAATCCCGAGATTGTGAGCACGCTTCGCAAGCAGCTGTTCATGGCTGGTGTGGCGTCGCGCGCCATCCATTTCGACAGCTTCCTCCCCGCGGCTGCCTGA
- a CDS encoding 3-hydroxyacyl-CoA dehydrogenase: MDISGKTFIVTGGASGLGRATAEAILAAGGNTVLLDVNAETGKATEQALGARARFAQADVTSEDQVKAAVALAVSAFGGLHGVVNAAGIGPAAKVLGRNGPHPLDLFEKTLRVNAVGTFNVIRLAAAVISQNAPAASGERGVIVNTASIAAYDGQIGQPAYAASKGAIVAMTLPIAREFAQLGIRVVTIAPGIFDTPLLAGLPEPARVSLGQQVPFPSRLGRPSEYGALVRHIIENEMLNGEVIRLDGALRMAPK; encoded by the coding sequence ATGGATATTTCCGGCAAGACTTTCATTGTCACCGGCGGCGCGTCTGGCCTGGGCCGCGCCACCGCCGAAGCCATTCTCGCCGCGGGCGGCAATACCGTGCTGCTCGACGTCAACGCCGAAACCGGCAAGGCCACCGAGCAGGCGCTCGGCGCCAGGGCCCGGTTCGCGCAGGCGGACGTGACCAGCGAAGATCAAGTCAAGGCCGCGGTGGCTCTGGCGGTGTCGGCCTTCGGCGGCCTGCACGGCGTCGTCAACGCCGCCGGCATTGGCCCCGCCGCCAAGGTGCTGGGCCGCAACGGCCCGCATCCGCTGGACCTGTTCGAGAAGACGCTGCGCGTCAACGCCGTCGGCACGTTCAACGTGATTCGCCTGGCGGCCGCGGTGATCTCGCAGAACGCGCCGGCCGCGAGCGGCGAGCGCGGCGTGATCGTGAACACCGCGTCGATCGCCGCCTACGACGGGCAGATCGGCCAGCCCGCCTACGCCGCCTCCAAGGGCGCCATCGTCGCGATGACGCTACCGATCGCCCGCGAGTTCGCGCAGTTGGGCATTCGCGTGGTCACGATCGCACCGGGCATCTTCGATACGCCGTTGCTCGCCGGATTGCCCGAGCCCGCGCGCGTGTCACTGGGTCAGCAGGTGCCGTTCCCGTCGCGCCTCGGCCGTCCGTCCGAGTACGGCGCGCTGGTGCGTCACATCATCGAGAACGAGATGCTGAATGGCGAGGTGATTCGCCTAGACGGCGCGCTCCGCATGGCGCCGAAGTAG